One genomic window of Anaplasma centrale str. Israel includes the following:
- a CDS encoding UvrD-helicase domain-containing protein — MKNSKLDIQQQSATDPEREFVWISASAGTGKTKLLVHRVIRLMVSGQRNILCLTFTNAAVHEIRERVYGIVAEWLALPKEELVNRLREVCYQQIDHQHYVRARRLFFDVPSILKIQTVHSFCHSLVASFPAETGVSADFEMRELSESYPKIFAQLLREDRSIDRDLSEISVELAEDTLYNLVYQIINKQRKIVPIEPPQTAVADPHTIMCPVQLIDALKCGSTRDQKIGKRLSTWNTSTRRSPEEVAEYLSIFINLQSLAKKSISSIATKGILEQFPDIVRVIECEQEALLEFAEKFYTERITKRTFHLVRIAQKCAALYEQDKKCSKYLDYNDVIGLTLDLMLHPDYKDWVLFRLDSEIDHILVDESQDNSLEQWNIVAALCSEFFSGLGSSNNKRTLFVVGDVKQSIYGFQNARPDYFHRMHQYFVAQSSDALTIQLQTSFRSAKPILHLVDRVFNAFREQVSFQSQEIKHEAYRASDYGYVEVWPLINTEKRRKLYAWDEPEMETGTPHATDHLLLAQTMARSIGTWIQSGRILAAKNRPVRAGDILILVRRRTILVDYIIAELRQAGVPVSGRDRFNMMDYVAIQDLVNLGEFLLLPENDMALAALLKSPIFELTDCDLLNLTHSRADAVSLWGKLQAFAQFGKIADYLVSLINASKTRTPLDLYCLVLSEHREKLLQHPGQASAEIVDEFMNSLTKFGLNNVNTLESFIHWIKSTNPEVKIDINTSEDVARVMTVHNAKGMQSPIVFLPDTTSVPRCELQLIFDAENTPIWCAGDTNARCRDLKTLKRQEEYNEYLRLLYVAMTRAEDELYVAGVGPPREQSWYSIITGTGEGVFAKKSVVLSPMFQDKVDALYIESSEEPA, encoded by the coding sequence GTGAAAAATTCTAAGCTTGACATACAGCAGCAAAGTGCTACCGACCCGGAACGGGAATTCGTGTGGATAAGTGCATCTGCAGGTACTGGAAAAACTAAGTTACTGGTCCATAGAGTAATAAGGCTGATGGTATCTGGGCAGCGCAATATACTGTGCCTCACTTTCACAAACGCTGCTGTACATGAAATAAGAGAGAGGGTATACGGCATAGTTGCAGAGTGGCTGGCGCTACCCAAAGAAGAACTAGTCAACAGGCTTCGGGAAGTATGCTACCAACAGATAGATCACCAACACTATGTAAGAGCGCGGCGGCTTTTCTTTGACGTCCCATCCATTTTAAAAATACAAACGGTGCACAGCTTTTGTCACTCTCTAGTGGCATCATTCCCCGCGGAAACAGGTGTCTCGGCAGACTTTGAAATGCGCGAATTGTCGGAGTCTTACCCAAAAATCTTTGCACAGCTGCTACGAGAGGATAGGAGCATTGACCGTGACTTGTCAGAAATTTCGGTAGAGCTCGCAGAAGATACTCTGTACAACCTTGTGTATCAAATCATCAACAAGCAACGCAAGATTGTCCCCATTGAACCGCCGCAAACCGCAGTTGCTGACCCACACACAATTATGTGCCCAGTGCAGTTGATAGACGCCTTGAAGTGTGGCAGCACAAGAGACCAAAAAATCGGCAAAAGGCTGAGCACTTGGAATACTTCCACCAGGAGGTCTCCGGAAGAGGTCGCGGAGTATTTGTCGATTTTCATCAACTTACAATCCCTGGCAAAAAAATCCATCTCTAGCATAGCAACAAAAGGCATCTTGGAACAATTTCCCGACATTGTCCGGGTAATTGAGTGTGAACAGGAGGCGCTGCTGGAATTTGCCGAAAAATTTTACACAGAACGGATAACAAAGCGTACGTTCCACCTGGTGCGGATTGCACAAAAATGCGCGGCGTTGTATGAACAGGACAAGAAATGCTCAAAATACCTGGATTACAACGATGTAATTGGGCTTACGCTTGATCTCATGCTACATCCAGACTACAAAGACTGGGTGCTCTTCCGCCTAGACAGCGAAATAGACCATATACTGGTGGATGAATCTCAGGACAATAGCCTCGAGCAGTGGAACATAGTAGCCGCCCTGTGCAGCGAGTTCTTCTCTGGGCTTGGTAGCAGCAATAATAAGCGAACTCTGTTCGTTGTGGGGGATGTTAAACAATCTATATACGGGTTTCAAAACGCCCGACCAGATTATTTTCACCGCATGCACCAGTATTTTGTCGCCCAAAGCAGCGACGCGCTCACCATACAATTGCAGACGTCATTCCGGTCAGCTAAGCCTATTTTGCACCTTGTGGACCGGGTTTTCAACGCTTTTAGAGAGCAAGTTTCTTTCCAGTCACAAGAAATAAAGCATGAAGCATATCGCGCGTCAGACTATGGGTACGTTGAAGTGTGGCCATTGATAAACACTGAAAAGCGTAGAAAACTTTACGCCTGGGACGAGCCAGAGATGGAAACCGGCACACCACATGCCACTGACCACTTGCTGCTTGCACAGACAATGGCGAGGTCCATCGGTACGTGGATTCAAAGCGGCAGGATACTAGCTGCTAAAAATCGCCCAGTGCGCGCTGGGGATATACTAATACTGGTGCGACGCAGAACCATTTTGGTTGATTACATAATCGCGGAGTTGAGGCAGGCCGGAGTTCCAGTATCCGGCAGGGATAGGTTCAACATGATGGACTACGTCGCAATTCAGGACTTGGTAAACCTGGGAGAATTCTTGTTGCTACCCGAAAACGACATGGCTCTCGCGGCGTTGCTTAAGTCCCCAATCTTTGAACTGACAGACTGCGATCTATTAAACTTAACGCATAGCCGCGCCGATGCCGTTTCGTTGTGGGGCAAACTACAGGCATTTGCACAGTTCGGCAAAATCGCAGACTATCTAGTATCACTAATCAATGCTTCCAAAACACGTACTCCGCTGGATTTATACTGCCTTGTCCTATCAGAGCACAGAGAAAAGCTATTGCAACACCCCGGCCAGGCATCAGCAGAGATCGTGGACGAATTTATGAACTCACTAACCAAGTTTGGGCTCAACAACGTGAACACTTTGGAATCTTTCATTCACTGGATAAAGAGCACAAACCCTGAAGTGAAGATTGATATAAACACCTCAGAGGACGTCGCAAGAGTTATGACTGTGCACAACGCGAAAGGCATGCAATCACCCATTGTGTTTTTACCAGATACAACGAGTGTCCCCAGGTGCGAGCTTCAACTCATTTTCGACGCCGAAAATACACCTATATGGTGTGCTGGCGACACAAACGCGCGTTGCAGGGACCTAAAAACGCTGAAAAGGCAGGAAGAATACAACGAATATCTCAGGCTATTGTACGTTGCCATGACCAGGGCGGAAGATGAGCTGTACGTGGCTGGAGTGGGTCCCCCACGCGAGCAGTCCTGGTACAGTATCATTACCGGCACAGGAGAGGGCGTATTCGCAAAAAAATCAGTAGTCCTGTCTCCAATGTTCCAAGACAAGGTAGATGCACTCTACATAGAAAGCTCCGAAGAACCGGCTTAG